The DNA region tttgcATTTATAATTCAATTGAATCACTTGAAAACTAGAAAAGATTTAGGtgtaaaaaaaagctttaaggTTAGGATATTCAAAATAAAGTGTTACAGAAAAAGATGCTGATCCTTAGCTTAGgtgattttaaaagaaaaagctcAAATAAAGCGATGTCCTAAGTTCCCAAGTTTTAAGCTAgtgttaaaaaagtattaagtgTTGTGGTGGCCACTTTCGACTGCTGAACTAAACTATTGTCATTTTTGTTCACCTATTGTTCTTTTAATCTAATGctaaaataatgtatgtacatatgtctataaaataaataaatttaatttttttttactaataaattgaccatgcataagaatgttttttttccgCGGTAATCGCATGTCGGACGAAAAAGTGAAGAAATCATATTTGTCCTAAGATGAATGGGgattacaaaaaaagtttttattttaagaaagagCAGTGGcatacataatatttttcaaaaatattttagtcaTGTCCTCTACGGACGCCACtggttaaactttaaaaaaatttccgaTACCAAAAAATAGCTGTTGATACTCTGTTGAGAAATAGCTACTGAGATCGTTGTATTGTAAATTTTCTGAGCAAATTTGTGTAGAGTTGAAAATTGGGGTAATTTTAAACCACATCGGTATTTTTTATAGGCCACCCGGGTTTACTAATATAAATGAATTTATGAGCGAGTTTCATTGGAATGTTTGTCGGTATCTGCTCCCCTCCGATAATTTGATAAGTCTCGGTGATTCTAATATTAATATCCATAATCTAGAATTTACATATATGCAGAAATTCATTTCTTTGCTGCAGGTTTATAATATGTTTCAAGTCATAGATAAACCAACTTGGCCTGGTTTAGGAGGAAAGACATCTCTTTTGCACCTAATTATTTTGTTCCGATAAATTCTTAGTAAGCAGTAATGTTGATCCGATTTTGCAGCTGTCAGaccattttgttattttgtgcCAACTTAGACTCTTGATTTCCAAGCCCTccctttttttattgacatacaAAAACTTTAGAAGCTTTGAAAAAGACGGCTTTTATAATGATTTAGTTAATTCAcatttagataatatattttactgGACAGATATTAATGACAAGGTTGAGGTTTTTAATGCTTGTATTCTTAGCCTTTCCGATAAACATGCACCGTAtcgaagaaataaaataacaaaacggaAGATTCCTTGGATTACAGACAATATTAGATCTTCTTATGTGTTTAAGAAATAGGGCTCACTCAAAATATAAGAGgggaaaaaattgtaaataattagaaaaactaTCGCCGGCTAAAACTAATCTGCCTGGTCGCTGGATTGGACTGCGAGGCTCTGTTTAATGGGCCGTGCGGTTGCCTGACCTCTggttttttttctgtggggtcacctaaagagtaaaatctATGCTACCCAACCAGCTTCAATAGAAGAATTTCGCGAAAGGATTACATTTGAATGCCAACAGATAACTCCTGATATGCTACGAAATGTGCGACGTCGATTTgaatctgtattattgcataGAAGTTAACGGTGGCCATTTTCAGTATTTGTTGGActagtgtttatgtatgattgttattaattaattgtttgacaaagagttgccattattttctaaaaaactgcattaaatgttaaaatagccaatagtttgagaaccgctAAAGTAAAGTCCTTTAAACTAGGTATAGCCGTAAAGAGAATCAAAAGACCTTTCAAAAGAAGCTATAACTCGACCCACTAttcatttataacaaatttaaaggatagtaatacatttttgagGATAGTTCCACCCTAGCTAAGGAATGACAGATGggggtggtattatactctgaaaatgtttcctccTGGTAATCTAAATTCGTGTCCGAGCGTTTGTTGAGCTCAAGCACTGCGTCAGGGTAACCCTAAAAAAACTGGAACGTTCTGCGCAGGCTTAATATTCACTCAAAACCTCGTAATGCAATTCCTGGCCATTTAGCTACTcacaattaaacattttttgtaaatgctGTAAGCTCGAATACTCCAAGCCCTGTAACTTTGGCATTTTATCTCCCAAAATAAAAGGAAAGGAGTTGAAAATTTTGAGTTTCACCTTGTATCTCTCAAGGAAGTTAGAGAGGCTTTATGAAGCCCAAAAGTTGCGTCACCAAGTCAATTATCCAAACTTATCCAGGCCTATCAGGGTTCTCCCTACTATCTccaaagaaaatcaaataatgATTAATGTGTAAGATTTGCTGTTTTCCCTCGAGTTCAAGCTGGATTCATAAGGGACTACAGCTGATTTACTGCCCTCCTAAAGGTGATCGTGATATCTTGCAAGCGGCTGACCGTAATGAATTAACAAGTTCAATATTATTGGACTATTGCAAGACCTTTGACAAACTAAATCGTCAACTATTATTGGCGATCTTGAGCTATTTGGGCTTTAGAGGAAATAGACGTTGCCTTAGCAAGAAGTATTTGACCAGACGAACACAATCGGTAAAAATCAATGACTAGTCTTATTTTttgactcttttttttaatttccttctcAAAAACCCcgaaattttgacatttttatgaatgttttttttgttttctttaacaGAACTCAAGACATATCGttgtaatttgtattttttttttaatttcttctctGAATATACAGTTTATATCTTAATCGCAAAACGCGAATAATTCTGTAGATAcgagttattattaaaaaatgaccttGACCTCTACGAAAGCCGGAGTTATATAACGGTAACTTTAAACCTGAGTTTACGGGGAGAAGTTCATTTTCAaggtaatttttgtaaaaagaacCTTCAATTTTTGAAGCCGGTTTCAGCACTTGGCCTTGGTAaggtcacaaaaaaaattacatatgaaaaaaaattataattttattttaccaattttttccCCTATCAGCCACACATCACCAcaatataataacttaaaaaaatcaaaattatataCTGACCgaattttctactaaaaaaaatatgtacaagaaTCTCCCATGTAAGAGTCGTTTTAACAACTCATAGGGGTGCCATCTGGATTAGTTTTCCTAACGGGAAAACAAGTTTTCTTCCCGTTTGAATAGACACAAGAGTTCGTAAACATGCCGCAACTGCTGCTCTGCGTATAATAAACGTTCGGAGTCTTTTTTCCCGATACTAAATCCGCTTCGCCGGCTTCCGACTTACTTACGGAAACAAAATTCGGTAAGACTTTTCCGCTCTTCATTCGGTAAGCCACCGGATAGTTGATCGGTTGGTAAGCGTAGCCGGTGCCGTAATGACCGTTTCTTGAAATGGTTTTCGTGACAACCCCGTAGACGGGATTGGTGGGTTTGCTGTAGAATATTCGACCGCTTCCAGGGGACAAAGTCACACTTTGGGCTTGACTGTGTTTGCCGATCGCGTATGTATTTGGTCCGTTTGCGATCGATTTCACTTTGCCACGGAATCCAGCTGGTATTTGGAAGCCTGAAGAACCTAAAAGTGGAAAAAATTTGAAGTTTGGGAAAGTAATTATTGTTGTTCAGTTTTTTAGGCTTTTTACACGATTTACATTATaacacgaacttaataaatatacctggactgccaattcaatggaaagtaaatgaccactactggttggccgccattttgcgtgattgtgtcctttcgatgttggtcactctgacaaatttcagttgtgccaatagTAGGGagacaaaacaattaaagtttttggaaggttatgtttacaaaaacaaaatagaaagttatatttacttaagaatttaaaatagtgGCGTTAGatctgaaatttttcttatacttctttaagaatttcgttaaaatttacgAAAGAAAGCAATCCTCatctaaaatgagacaaagtttcaattaacttgggatagatgcatgcactttaaaatatttgttttattatccTGATAAACTTCATAAACTTCTGATAAAACGTTaaaacctagacttagtgtcctgaggatgacttaatataagtcgaaacgtcgacatttaagtaaacaggtttctgttttatttctgaccccacccaacaaccctccgcaatattgaatatattgggtcacaaacacgaaactaaaaaaaagaaaaaaacaaaacaaagacaCAAATCTCACTGTATTTGGTGAAAGGGTGAGATAAGAAAGTTGACAAGTGATAGATTTGACAACCCTTTCAGACCAAAATATGGCAATTCTTGACAAAGACTTACCAAGTCTGTCAATTATCAATTTGATTATCTCCCTCTACCTCTCacaaaacctaataaattttagatttttattttgcctaaaaagccAAAATTCCTGACAGACTTGACATTTGACAGTAGACAGAGTTGACAACTTAATCAAAACGAAGTATAACAATTCTTGGCAACTACTTGCCATGTTTGTCAATTTATTCTCTCACTTACTCTCTCTCTTCCAGTTACTGTCCATTTATATAGTTATAAAAGGATTGTAATTCTGTAATTCTAAAAATAGCAAATAGCAAATCTGCAATTCCTCACAAACTAGCCATCATTTGACAAGTTTGATAGTTGATAGATCTAAAACATTGACATTTTAAACTGTTCATACGGTAAATGTCTGGTTCTTGCTGCTGCAAAACCTTTAATCTGGCAACTGGcagttaaaatattcattaaaaattaagaattgaTAAGTTTGATAGTTCACAGACAGATAGAGGAAATGAACGTAAAAAAATCTCTTCCAAGAATCTCCCAAGTCCTACAGGCCAATTAGTCTATtctcttttatattaaagacaATGGAGAAACTATTGGACCAATCCGTCAGGATGGAAGTACTCTCCCAATCTTCAAATCACCAGTGCAAATCTACAATTACGGCATTCCACAGAATAGTTCGGGATATCGAAAAGGCCTTAGAATCCAAGGAACTAGGACTGTCTACATTTATGGACATTGGTGGCGCCTTTGCTGACATAGACTTCCTCGCAATGAAAACAGCACTCTCTGTCTAATAAAGGAGCTGTTCCAGATATAGTAAAATGGGTCACCTGCATGCTGAACCAAAGGTCCATTAGAGTCTCACTTGGATCCACAGCTCTCAAAGTCACTGCATTAAGGGATGTCCACAGAGCGAATCTCTCCTTCTATGGTCTGTATTATTGGACGATCTGATCACCTTAACCAGAGAGGGCACAAGATCATCAGTTGTGTAAATAATATCTCTGTAATAATCAGGGGGAACTATCCAGGGACGATTACAGAACgaatgcatctttaaaaaacCCGACGAAGGTAGTCATTGTACCATTTACCAGAAAAAGGGTGATGAAGGTCCTTAGAAGAGCGGCATCAAGATCGTTTCCAGGGAAAGAGTATAATATCTGGGTTTTGTCTTGTATAGAAAGGTCACCTTAAAACCTCGAATCAGTACTGGAAAAGGCCACGAGGAATCTTTGGATGGCAAAACAACTACTTGGTAGATCCTAGGATGTGAGCCTCAAAATGACGTATGGATTTATACCCAGACGGTGAGACCCACTATACTGTATGGGGCTGTGATATGATGGAGAAAAACTGAGCAGACGACAGCCACATCGAGACTGTGCATCCTACAGAGACCAGCATATCTATGCGTCATAGAGGATAGTGTTAAGAGCTGGCCTCCTTTAAACCCGCTCAATATGGTTATGCAAAAGGAGGCCAGCCACTCAATCTCCATCTACATTAAACAACACCTTAAGACGAGCAACCTTACTGGTCATTTGTCAATTCTGAGGCTAATCTAGATATACTTGACATATTCCAGGCGGGCTACCATATGGACCCGGTAAACTCGTTCGTTCGGAAATACAGGATCCTCTTCCCTATAAGTTTCAACAAGGTTTTCTTAAAAGAGAGATCGCCAAATGGACATCGTTCAGAATGCCGCGACATTGGAATGACACCAATGTGTTAGTTCACACCAAAAAGTTCCTGAGCTTCCGGAGCTGGGAGAGCGGATATAGCACTAAAACTGGACAGGTATAGCCTAAGGACGCTAGTAGGGGCGCTACCAGCGTTACACAGAATGGGCTTATCCGATATAGACTTCTGCGGTAAAGAAGAGGAGTCAATGAAACACTTGATTACAAATTGTGGAGCACTGCGCCAGAGAAGATACAGGATTTTACATGCATATACGCTAAGTGATAAGGATCTGATGACGCTCACACTGAAGGAGCTGATCCTGTTCGTAAATATATTGAATGGATAGAGACAGGGGACAGACAATAGATCAACAATGGTCGCAGTATAAAAGGCCACTCTGGCCCAGATCCCATCGGACCTTACATTCGCATTAAATACCTGTGGCGCCATCTTAGAGTCATACTCTTAAACTGAATTAAGGTGCCTTGAGCTGAAAAGGTAAACAGATACAAGAGCTAAAACAAATGTGAACATCAAAATTACCTACAGCAATCCAACAAACCTTTGTACTCTTATAGAATTTAGTTTTAGAGATCTGTTGCTCGTAAAAGGCTTAACTAAAGCGAATAGCTAAATTTCCAGGTCAAATTTCAAATTCTCACCTGGTACAACTTGTCCCGATTGCAAAATCATACCATCATGGATAGAATCACCTTTACTTTGGTGTACGGTGGCATCCAGATTGTCCAACGGGTCTAAAATAATGTGCTGTTTCTGATGGTCAGAGCTCTGACTAACGACACTGCTGGGCTTGCGGAGGCTCTGGTGAATATCAGTGCGAGGAAGCACCAAATTCCTTCTGGAAGGACTAAGGGCGGGACTCGGCTCTTCCAAATCTTCGTCCTCGTACTCTGGATCCGCGTATTCTTCGGATTCGGCGTAATCTGGCGGATGGGTGGCGGGCAGGCCGTCTGATTCTTCTTGCGCTACAACTTCTCGATCCTCCTGAGGCGGTGGGCTCAGTTTTTGGACCTGTACATCGAACAGTTTCTAGAATTAAGTCcgctctttaaaaatattatttcttatacaCTGTTTTATTACCTCCCTGCTGGTTTCTGATTGCCTCAAGGTTTCCTCCTGGGCTGTATCAGATCTTTCTGCAGCAGATTGGTCCGGTAAAGTGGCTTGTTGACTTTGGGACTGTTTGCTGTGACTTACTCTAGCCGCAGTGAAATTAATCGGCTTAAAATATCCGGTGGGTTCTGTGAGATTTCGAATGGCTGTTGAGCCCGAGCCGGCTTGAGCAGCCCCTTGATATCTATTTCACACAACCCATAGTAAAATAACCTTCTAAGGTAGATTGATCAATAGCCTTACCTTATTCCAAATCTGAATTTACCCTGAATTTGAGTCTGTGTCATTCCGGCGCGGTTGCCGCTTTGCGCAGCCGCCGTTCCGCCACCCTTAAACGGAGTAGTCTGATTATCCTTCTCACTCTCATCGTAAGGAGTGAAACCTATCTGGGCTTGGGAGGAGGTGGCCCCTAGTCCGTTAGCTTGGGCATCTGCCAAACCTCCCTTTTCACTTGCCCTTACTTGGGTTTGGGTGCCATGTTGTATTCCTGGAACGAAAACGTGTTTGGCTTACCAAACATATATGGATCAGCAGAACTAACCGGAAGTTTGGGCACTGGATAAGGTGTCTCCAGAGTCAGGATCCAAACTGACTTGAGCTTGAGACTGGCCGGCACCACCTCTTCCCTGTGCACTACTTTGAGCCCCATTTTTCCCTCCGGATACTTGAGTCATCGCTCCTCTTTTGCCGTCGTCCGAACCAGCGGACGCACTAAAAGAACCGGAACCCGAGTACGTGCCTGAGACTTGGGATTGCGAGGTACCACCCTGGTATTTTCCTTGTGCTTGTGCGTTGGCTATCGTTTCGTTGTCGCCTTGCAGTACTGATGTTTGCACTTGGGAATCTGAGTCATCTGAGGTCTCACCTGGAGAAGTTAAACTTGGTTTAAGAGAAATGAGGAGTGTGGCGATAGGAGAGAGCTCATACCTTGTCCTCCACCAGCTACATACTGTCCAGGAGGTACTTGACCGTATGGGTAACCTTCACCTAAAGGAACCCACTTGCCGTTCACCCATTGTCCAGATCCCTGACCACCTAGAAACAACATTTTTATGTAGTACTGTAAGTATTTAATGTGATGTATTACCTCCTGAAGGTACCCACTTCCCATCTATCCACTGCCCTGCACCTTGAGGTGTACCTGGACCCTCTCCCGAAGGTACCCATTTGCCATTAATCCATTGTCCTCCACCTTCAGTTTGACCTGAACCTCCTCCTGTTTCACCCTGACCTAGAATATAggaagaaattatatttaaacagattTGAATATAGTAAAATGGAAATACCTCCTGACGGTACCCATTTTCCATTTATCCATTGGCCTCCACCTTGTGTTGGACCTGAGCTTCCTCCTTGAGTTGTACCTGAAGGTACCCACTTTCCATTGATCCATTGGCCTCCACCTTGTGTTGGACCTGGACCTCCTCCTTGAGTTGTACCTGAAGGTACCCATTTTCCATCGATCCATTGGCCTCCACCTTGTGTTGGACCTGGACCTCCTCCTGAAGGTACCCATTTTCCATCAATCCATTGGCCTTCACCTTGCGTTGGACCTGCACCTCCTCCTAAAGGACCTCCTCCTGAAGGTACCCACTTTCCATCAACCCATTGACCTCCACCTTGTGTTGGACCTGGACCTCCTCCTGATGGTACTAATTTTCCATCGATCCATTGGCCTCCACCTTGTGTTGGACCTGGACCTCCTCCTGATGGTACCCATTTTCCATCAATCCATTGGCCTTGACCTTGCGTTGGACCTGCACCTCCTCCTGAAGGTACCCACTTTCCATCTATCCATTGGTCTCCTTCTTGAGTTGTACCGGAAGGTACCCATTTTCCATCAACCCATTGACCTCCACCTTGTGTTGGACCTGGACCTTCTCCTGAAGGTACCCATTTTCCATTAATCCATTGGC from Anthonomus grandis grandis chromosome 8, icAntGran1.3, whole genome shotgun sequence includes:
- the LOC126739478 gene encoding uncharacterized transmembrane protein DDB_G0289901 isoform X3 codes for the protein MEPKREFSKIFILWFTLWTFCDFYCHGQSFVDSLQNTIQKNVDKQRTLYDYQTRVVAYKDLIESKCLLEILTNEDSVIKLGNLDREGDTFKPLSSSNQLSKRENLQIWRLAGTRISDFCRGFPTYLIQNPLPDSQTVSYIQNDLPIVEISTKKRKKRETRYNSVGRVRGQTQSQYLNFGKGNGEPGKAEAESSYEGTKAVVSGSSGMGQAQSQSSPVDCGECLGGPGFQDQGLIYGRRPGFDDVPEKITRPGGPGAKYPGEYGPTGIGQTYIPGTRPGGEGGEGYAPGSEGGYVPGGRAPGTAPRPGEEGGRYIPGQERPGGSGRRPSEEPSGFYPSGGRPPSTGPSQGSQPGRYYPSGRPSEGGLTPGTGSSPDQWSQPGRPPTGTGAQEGYPPGTGPTSTPGQWTQPERQPGGPAYPPGTGAPSTPGQWTQPEKQPGGPAYPTGPSTTWSQPGGQPSSPGTHESYPPGTGPTGATPGEYLQPTGPGTQGAYPSGQWLQPGRQPTGPQGGYPPGTGPSSAPDQWLQPGRQPTGTGVPSGQSKPPYSSESGPSPGQWYPPSRQPIGPGISGSPPGSGPTSIPSQWIQPGGHPTSPAAPPGTHGWYPGPNYEGDQYHRGPETGGRDLGTFGGQLSGQYEGHAGHSGRFSGSFQGTYESHGHGGFRPPSEGQGQVGRGPAPAQISGHWVNGKWEPSGGGPAIPQGGGPGPTQGGGQWVDGKWVPSGVGPGPTQGGGQWIDGKWVPSGGGSGPTQGGGQWIDGKWVPSGGGPSGGSAGPTQGEGQWINGKWVPSGEGPGPTQGGGQWVDGKWVPSGTTQEGDQWIDGKWVPSGGGAGPTQGQGQWIDGKWVPSGGGPGPTQGGGQWIDGKLVPSGGGPGPTQGGGQWVDGKWVPSGGGPLGGGAGPTQGEGQWIDGKWVPSGGGPGPTQGGGQWIDGKWVPSGTTQGGGPGPTQGGGQWINGKWVPSGTTQGGSSGPTQGGGQWINGKWVPSGGQGETGGGSGQTEGGGQWINGKWVPSGEGPGTPQGAGQWIDGKWVPSGGGQGSGQWVNGKWVPLGEGYPYGQVPPGQYVAGGGQGETSDDSDSQVQTSVLQGDNETIANAQAQGKYQGGTSQSQVSGTYSGSGSFSASAGSDDGKRGAMTQVSGGKNGAQSSAQGRGGAGQSQAQVSLDPDSGDTLSSAQTSGIQHGTQTQVRASEKGGLADAQANGLGATSSQAQIGFTPYDESEKDNQTTPFKGGGTAAAQSGNRAGMTQTQIQGKFRFGIRYQGAAQAGSGSTAIRNLTEPTGYFKPINFTAARVSHSKQSQSQQATLPDQSAAERSDTAQEETLRQSETSREVQKLSPPPQEDREVVAQEESDGLPATHPPDYAESEEYADPEYEDEDLEEPSPALSPSRRNLVLPRTDIHQSLRKPSSVVSQSSDHQKQHIILDPLDNLDATVHQSKGDSIHDGMILQSGQVVPGSSGFQIPAGFRGKVKSIANGPNTYAIGKHSQAQSVTLSPGSGRIFYSKPTNPVYGVVTKTISRNGHYGTGYAYQPINYPVAYRMKSGKVLPNFVSVSKSEAGEADLVSGKKTPNVYYTQSSSCGMFTNSCVYSNGKKTCFPVRKTNPDGTPMSC